TGGCTTGGCTGGTTGTTGTGGGCGTACTGGCCCATCCGCACATCACGGGCCTCGCGCATCTCGTGGATCAGCTCGCCGTAGGCGCCGGGGAACCCGGCGGTCTCCGGGGTGGCGAAGAACTGGTCCAGTTTGCCGGCCAGCGCCTCCCGGCCGCCGTAGAGGTTCGCCAGACCCTGCCCGTCCTGCGGCACGGTGAAGGCCATGTTCCAGCCGTCGGTCTCGGTGTAGTCGTAGCCCCACACCCGCGGGTCGTACCGGTCCGCCGGGACGCGGAACGTGCCGTCGGCGTTGCGGCCCTGGAAGAACCCGGCGGCCTGGTCGAACACGTGCACGTAGTTGAGGGCCCGGTCCCGGAAGTAGGCCGCGTTGTCGGAGTACTCGCGGCGGCGCGGGTCGTCCGGCGCCGCCTCGTCGGCGAGCTTGCGGGACAGGTTGGCGATGCCGAAGTCGTTGAGGTAGCCCTCGATCGCCCACGACATGCCCTCGCTTGTCGACGTCGGCGTGTAGCCGAGGAAGATCGACTGCTCCAGGCCCTTGCGGCCGACGTTGTCGTTCGGAGGTGCCACGGTGGCGTTGCGAATCGCCGCGTCGTAGGCGGCGTGCACGTCGAATCCGCGCACGCCCTTGAGGTAGGCGTCGGCGAAGGCGACGTCGGAGCTGGTGCCGGTCATCAGGTTGGCGTAGCCGGGGGAGGACCAGCGGGCGATCCACCCGCCGTCGCGGTACTGCTGGACGAACCCGTCGATCATCTTGCCGGCCATGCCAGGCGACAGCAGCGAATAGGCCGGCCAGGTGGTGCGGTAGGTGTCCCAGAACCCGTTGTTGACGTAGATCTCGCCGTCCACCACCTTCGCCCCGGTCTGCACCGGGGTGTCCGGCCCGGCCCTGGGTGAGACGGGGCTGGCGTAGGCGTGCCGCGTGGGGGCGACGTTCTCGAAACCGGAGTTGGGGTAGAGGAACAGCCGGTACAGGTTCGAGTAGAGGGTGGTCAGCTGGTCGGCGCTCGCGCCCTGCACCTCGATCACCCCGAGCGCCCGGTCCCATGCGCCCTGGGCGGCCGCGCGGACGGTGTCGAACGCGGTACCGGTGGGGATTTCCTGCTCCAGGTTGCGCTGCGCCTGCTCCAGGCTGATCAGGGAGGTCGCGATCCGCATGGTCACCGTGCCGGCGCGGGCCGGGTCGAACCGGAGGTACCCGCGCACGTGGTCCCGGCCCTGCCCGGGCAGCATCGACCCGGCGGTGGCCGGCTGGTCGAAGGTGGCGTAGACGAACATCCGTCCGGCGCCGGCCGAGTTGCCGCTGCGCACGTCGGTGAAGCCGGACAGCGTGCCGCTCGCCGGGTCGAGGGTCAGCCCGCCCGCGTCGGTGACGTTGTCGAAGATCAGGTTCGCGTCGGGGCCTGGGAAGGTGAACCGGAACATCGCGGCGTGGTCGGCCGGTGCGATCTCGGCGTGGATGCCGTTGTCGAACTCCACGCCGTAGTAGTGCGGTTTCGCGGTCTCGCGGGTGTGGTCGAACGACAGCGCCCGCGCGGCCCGGTCGCCGTCCGGCACGCCCGCCGCGGCCGAGGGCATCACCTGGAAGGTCTGCCGGTCGCCCATCCACGGGCTCGGCTCGTGGGACAGCGCCAGCGCCTGCAACGCCGGCCGGTTCCGCGCGTCGTTGCCCTCCTGGTAGCGGTAGAGCCAGGCCGTCGCCCCGGCGTCGGTGACCGGGGTCCAGAAGTTGAAGCCGTGCGGGACCGCGGTGGCCGGGAAGTTGTTGCCGCGGCTGAACGTGAGGTTGGCGTTCGTGCCGCGGGTGGTGAGCACGTGGTCGGACAGGTGGGTGACGCGGGCCTGCGGCGCGGCAGGGCCGATCCGGATGTCGTCGACCCAGCCGCCGAACGCGCCGCCCCCGTCCGGGTTGTCGTAGGCGAGGAGGATGTGTGCCACGGTTTTGCCGCGCGCGACCGTGCCGAGGGCGGCGCGGACGAGGTTCCACTGCTCGACCGACAACGACTTCGCCGCGCCCTGGCCGCGTGGGGACACCGGGAAGCCGTACTGGTCGGCCGCGTTCAGGTCGGACAGGTGGGTGCCGTCGGTGAAGGCCAGATCCACCGCGACGTGCGTGCTCCGGTACGCCGGGTCCTTGCCGAGGAGTTCGGGGAACACCGTGTAGGACAGCTCGGTGTCCGCGCGGACCGGGATGTCCACGTCGAACACCGTGTTCCAGGAGTAGCCGTGCGGCGCGGTCTGGCCGCCGCCGTAGCGGTACGCACGCAGCCCGGTGAACCCGGCGTGCGGCTTGCTGGTGTAGCCGGCGGGCGGGCCACTGTCCGGATAGGACCGCATGCCGGGCGGCAGCGGGGCGGGCTGGTCCCCGGCGAGCAGCAGCTCGGCCAGCTGCACGCTCGGCGCACCGTGGTTGGCGGTGATGTCCAGCCGGTAGAAGCGGTGGGTGGCGGCCGCGGCGAGCCGGAACTCCCTGGCCTCGAGCCGGGCGCCGAACGTCTGGCCGGTCCGGGTGTCCAGCGTGGTCCAGGTGGTGCCGTCGTCGGAACCGAGCAGCGCCCAGTCCCGCGGGTCGCGCTCCGGGGCGTCGTTGGCCGAGGTGAGCCCGTACCGGGTGATGGTCACCGGTTCGGCGAATGCGGCCTGCACCCAGCCGGTGGGGGAGAACGCGAGCCACTTCGACTCCGGGCTGCCGTCCAGGACGTTGGCGGCGACCTCCCCGGCGCCGGCGTTCTCCCCGCTCGCGGTCGCGCCGGTGGCCAGCCCGCGCACGTCGCCGGGGATGGCCACCCCGGTGACGCCGGAGGTTCGCGGCCGGCCGTCCGGTCCGGTCTCGACGGTGTCCGTCGCGGGCGCCGGATCTCCCGGTTCGAACGACGACGCGAACCGCGCGCCCCCCTGCGCTCCGGCGGGCGGGGTGGGTGCCAGGCCCGTGATCAGCAGGACGACGGCCAGCACGCGCATGGTTCGAACCACTCAGGCACCGAACCGTGTGCCGGCCCCGTCGTCAAGCAGGCGCGCCGCAGCGGCCCCGAACCGGACAGGGCCGGGTGACCGCCGCGGTCGCGGATTCGGGGACCGGGGCGTGTGCCCGGCTCACCCGGCCTGGCTGACCACGGGACCGGTCGTGGCGAGTTGGAGCGTGGGCCCGAAGATCTGTCGCAGCGGAGCGCGACCACACGCGGGGACCTGCGGCGGGATCATGTTGTCCGGGCTGATTCCGCGTTCTGCGAACACTTCGACCGTGAGTCCTTCGATCGCTTCACGGGTCGTGTCTTCCGGGCCTCGGGGTGCCCCTGTCACGAGTTCTTTCCGGGAGTTCCCCTTGACCTTCTTGGCGGGGTGGGGAGTTAGTTCGCCGAGATGGCGGTGCGGTCGGGGGCGTTGAGGATCGCTTCGAGAAGGCCCGGGAACCGCCTTTCGAGGTCTTCCCGGCGGACGCGGACCACTCGTTTGCGCCCCTCGACGACCGTGCGGGTGAGCCCGGCCTCGCGCAGTATCCGGTAGTGGTGCGAGATCGTCGGGTTGCTCAGGCCCAGGCCGGTCTGTTCCACCAGTACCGCGCAGTCGACGGGTTCGGGGGCCCGGTACATCGCGGTCAGCAATGCCCGCCTGCTCGGATCGGCCAGCGCGCTGAGGATGACGGTCAGGTCCAGCGAGTCGATCGACGGCTCAGGCAGCGTCCGGGACACGGGGGACTCCTTTCGACGCTTTGACCACTATCAAATCATAGCCTACACTTCTCGATGTGACGATTCGACAAGCATCAAATGATACGTGGGCCTGGCGTCTGGTGATCCTCGCCGTGGGCACGTTCGTGCTCGGGGTGGACGGTTTCGTAATGCCGGGGCTGCTTCCCGAGATCTCGTCGGACCTGGCGGTGAGCGTGGCGACCGCCGGACAGCTGACGACCGTGTTCGCCGTCTCCTACGCGGTGGGATCGCCGGTCATCGCGACCCTCACCGGGCGGCTGGACCGCCGGATCGTCATCGGCGCGGGCATGGTCTCGTTCCTGCTCGGGATGGTGCTGCAGGCTGCCGGGCCCACGTATGGGGTCGTGCTGGCCGGGCGGGTCGTCGCCGCGCTCGGAGCGGCCGCGTTCCAGGCCAACGCGTTCGCCGTGGCCGGTGTGCTCGCGCCGCCTGATCGGCGGGCCCGGGCGTTCGCGGTGATCGGCGCGGGTTTCAGCCTCGCGGCCGTTCTCGGGGTGCCGTTCGGGCTGCTGATCGGTCAGGTCTGGGGCTGGCGCGGTACCTTGTGGACGATCGTCGCGCTGGCGGTGGTCGCCGCGGTGCTGGCCGGGCTGTTCGTTCCGTCGATCACCCTGCCGGCCACCACGATGCGGGACCGGCTCACGGTGCTGGTGAACCCGCGGATCCTGGTGCTGCTTGCGGTCAGTGCTCTGGTGCTGGCGCCGTTGTTCCTGCTGACCGCCTACGCCTCGGCGGTGGTCGGCATCAGCTCCCCGGGCAGCGACAACGCCATCCTCGTCGCTCTGCTGGTCTACGGTGCGGGCTCTTTCCTGGGCAACCGGCTCGTCGGGCTGTTCGTCGACCGGTTCGCCTCGCTGTCGGTGATCGTGACCGGGCTCGGCATCGTCGCGCTGGCCTCCGGGTTGCTCGCCGTCGTCCAGCACTGGTTCGTGCCCACGCTGGCCGTCCTGTTCGTCCTGGGCGTGCTGGGGTCCTCGCTGTTCATCCCCCAGCAGAGCCGGGTTTTCGACGCCGGTGGTGATCTCGCCACGGTCGCGCTGAGCCTCAACGGCTCAATGAACTACGTCGGTACCGCCCTCGGCGCCGGCCTGGGCGGGGTCGTGCTCGCGACCGCGGGGCCGCTGTGGCTCGGGCCCGCCGCGGCGGTACTGGCGGCCGCGGTGATCGCGATCGCCGTGATCACCGCCCCGGAACGCCGCACCAGGACGACCACACTCGCGACCTCGCAGTGACCCGCCTTTTCATCTCACGATGCCGTGGTGGCCATCAGCAGTTGGGGTGGTGCCGGTGAACTGGTAGGGGCGTAGCCGCTGCCCGACGACGTCGATCCGAGTCAGCTTCGGCTGGTGTTTTGAGCATCAGTTCGATCTCGAGCCCCGCAAGTTGCTTGCCCACGCAGAAATCCG
The sequence above is a segment of the Amycolatopsis viridis genome. Coding sequences within it:
- a CDS encoding GH92 family glycosyl hydrolase; translated protein: MRVLAVVLLITGLAPTPPAGAQGGARFASSFEPGDPAPATDTVETGPDGRPRTSGVTGVAIPGDVRGLATGATASGENAGAGEVAANVLDGSPESKWLAFSPTGWVQAAFAEPVTITRYGLTSANDAPERDPRDWALLGSDDGTTWTTLDTRTGQTFGARLEAREFRLAAAATHRFYRLDITANHGAPSVQLAELLLAGDQPAPLPPGMRSYPDSGPPAGYTSKPHAGFTGLRAYRYGGGQTAPHGYSWNTVFDVDIPVRADTELSYTVFPELLGKDPAYRSTHVAVDLAFTDGTHLSDLNAADQYGFPVSPRGQGAAKSLSVEQWNLVRAALGTVARGKTVAHILLAYDNPDGGGAFGGWVDDIRIGPAAPQARVTHLSDHVLTTRGTNANLTFSRGNNFPATAVPHGFNFWTPVTDAGATAWLYRYQEGNDARNRPALQALALSHEPSPWMGDRQTFQVMPSAAAGVPDGDRAARALSFDHTRETAKPHYYGVEFDNGIHAEIAPADHAAMFRFTFPGPDANLIFDNVTDAGGLTLDPASGTLSGFTDVRSGNSAGAGRMFVYATFDQPATAGSMLPGQGRDHVRGYLRFDPARAGTVTMRIATSLISLEQAQRNLEQEIPTGTAFDTVRAAAQGAWDRALGVIEVQGASADQLTTLYSNLYRLFLYPNSGFENVAPTRHAYASPVSPRAGPDTPVQTGAKVVDGEIYVNNGFWDTYRTTWPAYSLLSPGMAGKMIDGFVQQYRDGGWIARWSSPGYANLMTGTSSDVAFADAYLKGVRGFDVHAAYDAAIRNATVAPPNDNVGRKGLEQSIFLGYTPTSTSEGMSWAIEGYLNDFGIANLSRKLADEAAPDDPRRREYSDNAAYFRDRALNYVHVFDQAAGFFQGRNADGTFRVPADRYDPRVWGYDYTETDGWNMAFTVPQDGQGLANLYGGREALAGKLDQFFATPETAGFPGAYGELIHEMREARDVRMGQYAHNNQPSHHILYMYDYAGQPWKTQAGVREALSRLYLGSEIGQGYPGDEDNGEMSAWYVLSALGIYPLRMGSPEYAVGSPLFTKATVHLENGHDLVINAPKNNARNVYVQGLRVNGRAWTSTALPHDVLAAGGTLDFAMGPAPSRWGTGAADAPPSLTRGDQPPQPPADLTVPGGSPLFDNTSATQAGPLTTVDCPVPGPVTATSYTLTSGTDAGDPNAWVLEGSADGQTWTPLDTRSGETFPWRRQTRAFTVATPGAYAHYRLRITGSSGGAPGLAEVELLGGK
- a CDS encoding ArsR/SmtB family transcription factor, producing MSRTLPEPSIDSLDLTVILSALADPSRRALLTAMYRAPEPVDCAVLVEQTGLGLSNPTISHHYRILREAGLTRTVVEGRKRVVRVRREDLERRFPGLLEAILNAPDRTAISAN
- a CDS encoding MFS transporter → MTIRQASNDTWAWRLVILAVGTFVLGVDGFVMPGLLPEISSDLAVSVATAGQLTTVFAVSYAVGSPVIATLTGRLDRRIVIGAGMVSFLLGMVLQAAGPTYGVVLAGRVVAALGAAAFQANAFAVAGVLAPPDRRARAFAVIGAGFSLAAVLGVPFGLLIGQVWGWRGTLWTIVALAVVAAVLAGLFVPSITLPATTMRDRLTVLVNPRILVLLAVSALVLAPLFLLTAYASAVVGISSPGSDNAILVALLVYGAGSFLGNRLVGLFVDRFASLSVIVTGLGIVALASGLLAVVQHWFVPTLAVLFVLGVLGSSLFIPQQSRVFDAGGDLATVALSLNGSMNYVGTALGAGLGGVVLATAGPLWLGPAAAVLAAAVIAIAVITAPERRTRTTTLATSQ